The DNA region TCAAAACGGTTAAGCCAATCTTGTTCGAGTGCCATATCCCAGTTTGGATAGAAGCTGCGGTGCAATTCTAACGCTTTATCTATAGTGAAGCCTTCATAACCAAAAGGCTGTTGTGGCACATAACCGATGCATTCTTTGGCTGGTATTGACAAGGTTGCAGGTGTTTCTCCTAATGTTGTAATGTCTCCGCTGTCGATATCGAGAATACCTAACGCACAACGCATTAACGTTGATTTACCCGCACCATTTTGACCTAATAATCCGACTACCATGCCAGGATAAAGTGTCATCGACAGTTCAGCCAACACAGTTTGGCCTGCTGCAGATTTATCTTTGCTGGCAAAGGTTTTGCTCACATGATTAAAACATAAAACGGGCTTATCTTCGGCTTCCATATCGACTTCCTAAATGATGTCTTTAAAAATTAGCTCTGCAATCGCTATTCTTTATTCCAAAATTGTTCCAACAATGCTTGTAACTGGTCATAATCGACCCCTAATTGTAGTGCTTGCTCAACCAATGCAGTTAATTGTGGAGCCAGTAAACTGCTGCCAGAATCATTATTAGCTGCGGTTCTAGCAGCCACACGTGACGGCTGACCACGACGACGCTCAACCCAACCTTGGTCGACAAGTTGCTGCATGGCTCGTGATACCGTCATTGGGTTTACCGCTAAATGTTCGGCAAGTTGGCGCACTGATGGCAAAACATCTTCGGGGTGCAATTGCCCGCCGACAATTAAGCGCACGATTTGATCGTGCAACTGTCGGTAAATGGGTTCGCCGCTGCTGGGGTTGACATTTATTAATTCTAACATTAGCCTTTAACAACTGTATTAATTCATTGATACACTCATACACTAGATGCTAAGGTATCATAATCGTCATGAAATGCAAAAAGGAAACGTTCCGATGATCAACAGGAAGTTTATCAACACCGACTTAGCCAAGCGGATTGTTCGTCCAGATTTATGCCAATCGGCAACGCGTACTAGTCGATGGCTCGCGGTTGCTATTGCTATTTTACTTGCCAACAATAGCTTTGCTGATACATCGGAAGCCAATGTGGTCGAACCGGCTAAAACCAGCGCTTGTTACTTAGACGGTTTAGATGAGCAATTACAATGCGGTAAAATAACGGTAGCAGAAAACCCTAAGCTACCAGACGGTAAGCAAATTGATATTCATTTTGCTATTTTACCTGCGATTAAAAATACTCATCCAGATGAAGCTTTACTCGCCATTGCTGGTGGTCCAGGTCAATCTGCTATTGAAAATGCCGCTGGCTTTAATCGCATGTTGACCAAAGTTCGCCAGCAGCGTGATATTTTATTGATTGACCAACGCGGTACAGGTCAGTCGAACATTTTATCTTGCGACGATGATACCTCTTTGATGCTTAGCATTAATGATGACGACCTCGATATCATCGCCATGACAGAGAAATGCCTAGGTCAAATTGATGCAGATGTAAGTCAATACGGTAGTAATACCGCGTTAAAAGATTTCGAAGCAGTACGCGAATATTTAGGTTATCAAAAACTACATTTATACGGTATTTCCTACGGAACACGTATGGCACAGCTTTATATGCGTCATTACCCAGAAGCCTTACTAACCGTGACATTAGATGGCGTGGTACCGATGCAACAAAGTGTTGTAGCCATTGGTGATTCAATAGAGCGTGGTTTAAATGTGTTATGGCGCGACTGTAAAAGCACACCCGCTTGCCAGCAACAGTTTCCTGATTTAGCTGACGAATACAATAAAGTCGACCAACTGCTCGCCACCGCACCGATAAACCAACAAGTACGTGACCCCCAAACAGATGAACTCAGCGACTTTCTACTCACCCGCGGTAAGTTTAGCGGCGCAATTAGAATGGCGATGTACATGGCAAACATCCGTGCACTGATCCCCCATGCTATTCATCAAGCGTCACAAGGTAATTACCAACCAATATTAGGTATTTACGCTTTAACAGCTGACAGCACAGGTATTGCTATGGGCATGCATGCATCCGTGGTGTGTGGCGAAGACATTCACCGCATTACAGATCAAATGCGTAAAGATGCGAAAGAATCGTACATCAGTGGCAACATGTTAGAAGGGTTAGAAAAAACCTGCCAGGTTTGGCCAATACAGCCTGTTGATGACAACTTTAGTGAACCCATTCACAGTGATCTACCCACTTTATTGTTATCTGGCGAGTTAGACCCAGCTACTCCACCCAATTGGGGCGCTTTAGCACAAGAGAAACTCACCAACTCAAAACACTTCATCGCACCTTACGCAACCCACGGTGTAGCGGGACAAAGCTGTGGCAATGATTTAGTGGCCCAGTTAGTCGAACAAGGTTCAGTAAAAGATATCGATGCAGAATGCTTACAAAAAGATGTGCGTCGTAGCTTTTATCTCAACGCTAACACCGTAGAAGTGCTGCCGGTTGTCGACACGGCCACAGACATAGAAACAACAGCACCAGCGAATACCGCTGCGGATAAGGAATAGTCATGATTACTGTTGCAAACTTAACTAAAAAAATTGGCGATGTGCAGGCTCTAGATGATTTAAGCTTTAGCGCTGAAAATGGTCAAATTACGGGTTTACTCGGCCCCAATGGTGCCGGTAAAACGACCTGTTTACGTACCTTGTTTGGCTTACTTAAACCAGACTCTGGCACTGCCACCGTCAATCATATTGATGTGGCTGTCGATCCAATAGGAGCCAAAAAGCAATTAGGTTTATTCCCAGACCCTTTTGGTTTGTACGAGCGCCTTACCCCACGTGAATATATTACCTTTTTTGCTGAACTCAGCGGCATGTCGCGTAAACAAGCTAAAGAAGCCACTGCCGATGTGATTGCACAGCTCAAGCTTGAAGACATTAGCGACCGTCGCTGCAAAGGTTTTTCCCAAGGCCAACGAATGAAAACGGCATTAGCACAAGCGATAGTACACAAGCCAAGTAACATCATATTAGACGAGCCCACTCGTGGACTTGATGTCATGAGTACCCGTTTATTGCGTGACATTTTATTGCAACTCAAAGCTGAAGGTCATTGTGTGTTGTTTTCAAGCCACGTGATGCAAGAAGTCGCCGCCTTATGTGACAGAGTAATCGTAATGGCTAATGGCAAAGTTGTTGCTATTGGTAGCCCTGACGAATTGTGTCAGCAAACAGGTAAAGACTCGCTAGAAGATGCATTTATCGAACTTATCGGTACTGACGAAGGGATTGCAGCATAATGAAAATGATACTCGCAATGGTGCGCAAAGAACTCATCGACGCCGCACGAGATAAACGATCGGTTATGGCTGGTTTATATTATGCCATTGGTACGCCGCTGATCATGTGCGGCATGTTTATGGTATTAATTGGCCAACTGTCTAGCCCAGAAGATTTAAATATCAATATTAACAATGCCGATAACGCTCCAGATTTAGTGCGCTACTTAAGTAATAACGGCATCAACCATGGTGAAGATGAACAAGCGAATAAAATAATCTTAACGATTAGTGACGATTACGCCGCCAACATGGCCAAAGCTAAACAAGCTGAAGTGATATTAATAGCCGACAATTCAGATGAGAAGCTGCAAAAATCAATTCGTCGACTAGAGCGTCAACTGCAAGCCTATAGCGCAGAAATGGGCAGTATTCGCTTAATTGCACGCGGTATTAATCCACGTATCACCCAGCCGTTGAAGGTTAATATCGAAGATAAAGCCACACCAGACTCTAAAGGTGGAATGATTTTAGGCATCGCCATTTTCACCATGATGTACTCGGTATTTATTTCCGGCATGAACCTCGCTATCGACACCAGTGCCGGTGAACGTGAGCGTAATTCACTAGCGTTATTGTTAAGCCACCCAATGAGCACCCGCGAATTAGTCATCGGTAAAATCATTGCTGTTACGTGTTTTGCTCTGCTCGGATTAATCTTGATTTTGCTGGTATCAAAAGTGGCTTATCCCTTTGTACCGTGGCAAGAAATCGGCTTTACCATCAACATTAGCCAAGACTTTATGGGCTTAATGTTCCTCGTAGGTATTCCAGTCGCATTGATGGCCGCCACTTTACAATTGTATGTG from Shewanella polaris includes:
- a CDS encoding GntR family transcriptional regulator — translated: MLELINVNPSSGEPIYRQLHDQIVRLIVGGQLHPEDVLPSVRQLAEHLAVNPMTVSRAMQQLVDQGWVERRRGQPSRVAARTAANNDSGSSLLAPQLTALVEQALQLGVDYDQLQALLEQFWNKE
- a CDS encoding alpha/beta hydrolase, whose translation is MINRKFINTDLAKRIVRPDLCQSATRTSRWLAVAIAILLANNSFADTSEANVVEPAKTSACYLDGLDEQLQCGKITVAENPKLPDGKQIDIHFAILPAIKNTHPDEALLAIAGGPGQSAIENAAGFNRMLTKVRQQRDILLIDQRGTGQSNILSCDDDTSLMLSINDDDLDIIAMTEKCLGQIDADVSQYGSNTALKDFEAVREYLGYQKLHLYGISYGTRMAQLYMRHYPEALLTVTLDGVVPMQQSVVAIGDSIERGLNVLWRDCKSTPACQQQFPDLADEYNKVDQLLATAPINQQVRDPQTDELSDFLLTRGKFSGAIRMAMYMANIRALIPHAIHQASQGNYQPILGIYALTADSTGIAMGMHASVVCGEDIHRITDQMRKDAKESYISGNMLEGLEKTCQVWPIQPVDDNFSEPIHSDLPTLLLSGELDPATPPNWGALAQEKLTNSKHFIAPYATHGVAGQSCGNDLVAQLVEQGSVKDIDAECLQKDVRRSFYLNANTVEVLPVVDTATDIETTAPANTAADKE
- a CDS encoding ATP-binding cassette domain-containing protein produces the protein MITVANLTKKIGDVQALDDLSFSAENGQITGLLGPNGAGKTTCLRTLFGLLKPDSGTATVNHIDVAVDPIGAKKQLGLFPDPFGLYERLTPREYITFFAELSGMSRKQAKEATADVIAQLKLEDISDRRCKGFSQGQRMKTALAQAIVHKPSNIILDEPTRGLDVMSTRLLRDILLQLKAEGHCVLFSSHVMQEVAALCDRVIVMANGKVVAIGSPDELCQQTGKDSLEDAFIELIGTDEGIAA
- a CDS encoding ABC transporter permease, whose product is MKMILAMVRKELIDAARDKRSVMAGLYYAIGTPLIMCGMFMVLIGQLSSPEDLNININNADNAPDLVRYLSNNGINHGEDEQANKIILTISDDYAANMAKAKQAEVILIADNSDEKLQKSIRRLERQLQAYSAEMGSIRLIARGINPRITQPLKVNIEDKATPDSKGGMILGIAIFTMMYSVFISGMNLAIDTSAGERERNSLALLLSHPMSTRELVIGKIIAVTCFALLGLILILLVSKVAYPFVPWQEIGFTINISQDFMGLMFLVGIPVALMAATLQLYVSFMAKTFKEAQSYLTMVLFVPLALSMAASYNIAPDVLQWLPVSGQQQALMDFIKGREIPMMQLIISSVTTLIIAIALAAGLEKSLKSEKVVFGL